The following is a genomic window from Candidatus Zixiibacteriota bacterium.
CGCAGGGGAATTGAATTGATGGCGGAGATAATCGGCCAATATATCTATCAGCACATTCTGCCCGATTCATTGATTTCAGGTAAAGGTGACTAATTTCTTACGGTTGGGTGTCTTCGATGTCGAGCGCTTTGAGCTTCTTGTAGAGGTGACTGCGCTCGAGTCCGAGCCTGCGGGCCGCCTCGGCCATATTACCCGCGGTTTCCTTGATCTTGGTCAGGATATACCTGCGCTCAAAATCTTCCACCGCCGTTTTCAAATCGACCTGTCTTCCCTTGAGGGTTGTGGTTGAGAGTACGAACTCGACATCATCCCGGCCGATATTTTCAAACTCACCGGTAACTAAAAGCCTCTCGACGATATTCTTCAACTCTCTCACATTTCCGGGATAATTGTATTTTATCAGAGCGGTCATAGCAGGTTTGGCGATCCTGACCGGCCGACGACCATAGTCGGCACAGATCTGCTTGACAAAATATTCCGCCAGGATGGGGATGTCATCTTTATGTTGCCTCAGGGGAGGGATTTCGATCGGGATGACGTTGAGGCGAAAATAGAGATCCTCGCGGAACTGCCCGCGTTCGATCTTCTGTTCAAGGTTGCGATTGGTGGCCGAGAGGATACGTACATCGATTTTTTTGGGTTTTCCTCCGCCCAGCCGTTCGACCTCGCTTTGTTCAATTACCCGCAACAGTTTGGCCTGGGTCTTGGGTGCCATATCGCCGATTTCATCCAAAAAGATAATACCGCCGTCAGCCTCCTCGAATCGACCCGCCCGTGCAAAGGCGGCCCCGGTGAAAGCTCCCTTCTGAAATCCAAACAGTTCCGATTCGATCAG
Proteins encoded in this region:
- a CDS encoding response regulator, whose product is MSAKILIVDDEEAILKSLAGPLEREGYDVLTAKTSAEAVKLNSREVDLCLLDVWLPDGDGVELLEKFKQKFQLQAYIMMSGHSDIETAVKAVKLGAYDFLEKPLSLERILITIENALEMLNLSRENQAFKYEMQQRYQLVGESDEIEQLKSQIERIARADSRVLIQGENGTGKEIVARNIYYKSARAGKPFVAVNCAALPDELIESELFGFQKGAFTGAAFARAGRFEEADGGIIFLDEIGDMAPKTQAKLLRVIEQSEVERLGGGKPKKIDVRILSATNRNLEQKIERGQFREDLYFRLNVIPIEIPPLRQHKDDIPILAEYFVKQICADYGRRPVRIAKPAMTALIKYNYPGNVRELKNIVERLLVTGEFENIGRDDVEFVLSTTTLKGRQVDLKTAVEDFERRYILTKIKETAGNMAEAARRLGLERSHLYKKLKALDIEDTQP